From Butyricimonas paravirosa, one genomic window encodes:
- a CDS encoding ORF6N domain-containing protein codes for MANLQIIQSKIYEIRGQKVMLDFDLAELYSIETRVLKQAVRRNSARFEGEDFMFELTKEEISRSQIVILNKGRGSNIKYTPFAFTELGVAMLSSVLNSPTAIEINRGIMRAFVAMRQLIHISPVDNIGELKNELKELKEYIEDVFTDQNDINEDTRMQLELINQTLAELQTKDRGFKERKRIGYKLPGCEEEEKK; via the coding sequence ATGGCTAACTTGCAAATTATACAAAGTAAAATATATGAGATCAGGGGACAGAAAGTAATGTTAGATTTCGATCTGGCAGAGCTGTATAGTATTGAAACTAGGGTACTTAAACAAGCAGTCAGACGTAATTCAGCACGTTTTGAAGGAGAAGATTTCATGTTTGAACTTACCAAAGAAGAAATTTCAAGATCACAAATTGTGATCTTGAACAAAGGAAGAGGATCCAACATAAAATATACCCCTTTTGCTTTCACAGAATTAGGTGTAGCGATGCTTAGCAGTGTTCTTAATTCACCAACTGCCATCGAGATAAATAGGGGTATCATGCGAGCCTTTGTCGCAATGCGTCAATTAATACATATCTCTCCTGTTGATAATATCGGTGAACTAAAAAACGAATTAAAGGAACTAAAAGAATACATCGAAGATGTTTTTACCGACCAAAACGACATAAACGAAGACACTCGGATGCAACTCGAATTAATAAATCAAACCCTAGCGGAACTGCAGACAAAAGACCGGGGATTTAAGGAAAGAAAAAGAATCGGGTAC